Genomic segment of Candidatus Korarchaeum sp.:
CTATATACCTTCCGTTCGATCCAGCTATCATCGGGAGGCCCTATTCGATTGAGATCTCACCCTACTCCGGGAGGTCTGGGATAATCTACTGGCTGGCGAGGAAGCTCAATATCGAGGAATGGGAGAGCCTGAAGGAGGATCCCAGAGTGGAGCTAGCCTATAGGGAGATGCTCAAGATCTTCGAAGAAGGGAGGACTGAGCCATTGAGTGAAGAGGAAGCTCTCTCCCTCCTCAAGAAGTACTTCCCGGAGCTCTCTGAGGTGAGTGAGTTATGCCGATGACTATGTCCGAGAAGGTATTATCGAAGAAGGCTGGCAGGAGAGCATATCCCGGGGAGCATATAGTCGCGGACGTCGATCTAGTTTACGCCCATGACGGGACGGCGCCTTTAACTATAGAGATGATCGAGGAGCTAGGGCTGAGGGAACTGAGGAGCAGAGCTATATTCGCGATAGACCATGCATCTCCGCCCCCCAATGTGGATGCTGCCGCTAATCACAGGAGGATGAGGGACTTCTCCTCCAGATGGGGCGTGAGGATCTTCGATGTAGGGGAGGGGATCTGTCATCAAGTGATCCCGGAGAGGGGATTAGTTAAGCCCTGGGATCTAGTCATAGGGGCGGATAGTCATACAGTGACTCTAGGAGCCCTAGGAGCTTTCGCTACCGGAGTGGGAAGTACAGACGCTGCTATAGCGATGCTAACTGGGAAGATCTGGCTCAAAGTACCTGAGAGTATCGCAGTTAAGGTAGATGGCACTCTGAAGAACTATGTCACAGCGAAGGATGTGATCCTAGAGGTCATAGGGAAGCTGGGTAGCGATGGAGCGAATTACAAAGCTGTTGAATTCTTGGGATCTGCAGTGGAGGCTATGAGCCTCGACTCCAAGATGGTCCTAACTAATATGAGCGCCGAGATGGGAGCTAAGGTAGCTATGATACCGACGGATGGGAGGACCTCAGAATGGCTGAAGGAAAGGGTGGGCCATTTCGAGGGTATATGGCCGGATGAGGAAGCTAATTACTCGGCATTCTATGAATTCTCAGCTGGGGAGATAAAGCCCAACGTCTCCCTCCCTAATAGCGTGGATCGCGTAGCCCCAGTTGAGGAAGTCGAGGGGGAGGAAGTGGACTTAGTGTTCATAGGCTCGTGCTCAGGGGGAGGTTCGAGGACTTCCTATTGGCCTCTAGGATAATGAGGGGGAGGAAGTTGAAGGAAGGGGTTAGATGCATAGCGGTACCAGCATCTAAGGAGGTTCAGATGAAACTCATCGATTCCGGCCTTATGAGATCGCTCCTGGAGTTCGGTTGTACGGTAGGCCCTCCCACATGCGGGCCATGCATAGGGGCTGTAATAGCCTCTAGCTTCGCTAGGATATTCTACAGGAATGCTGTGAACGTAGGTCTGCCGGTGATAGAGGCTGAGATAGAAGCCGATCAATGGGATATAGTCAAAGTGTATCTTGAGGAGGGGAAGATAGAGAATATCACAAAATCCCTCGTCTTCACTTTCAAATCTTTCCCCAGGGAGATACTGGAGATATTCGAGGAGGGCGGCATCGTGGAGTACTTCAGGAAGAGGGGTAAGTTCCCCTGGGAGTGATAGGGATGAGGATAGCGGTGATAAAGGGGGATGGTGTCGGACCTGAGATAATGGGGGCAACTCTATCCCTACTCGAGAGGTATATTGAAGCAGATTTCATTGAGATAAAAGCCGGAAAATCTTATTTCATTGAAGAAGGAAAGCCAATTGAGGATAATGCTATTGAAAAAATAAGAGGATGCGATTCACTTCTCAAGGGTCCAGTAGCTACTCCAACGAAGGGCCCAAGTTATCCTAGTGTCAACACACTTCTGAGGAGGGAGTTCAAGCTATACGCGAACGTGAGGCCCTTCAAGAGCTACGAGGGTATCTCGATTAGGAGGATCGACACGATATTAGTGAGGGAGAATCTGGAGTGCCTTTACTACGGATGGGAAGTGGAGGATGAGGATAGGGCTATAGCGATGAGAGTCATAACTAAAAGGGGTGCTGAGAGGATCTCAGAATTCGCATTCAATCTAGCTAAGAGGGAGGGGAGGAGGAGGGTGACCGCCATACATAAGAGGAACGTACTCAAGAGGACGGATGGCCTCTTCCTAGATGCCTTCTATAGAGTGGCATCTAAGTTCGATCTGAGTGCTGATGATGAAATAGTGGATGCGGCCGGCTATAAATTGGTCAAACTGGATAACGCTTTCGATGTGATGGTCGCCCCTAACCTCTATGGGGACATACTATCCGATGTAGCAGCGGGAGTAGTGGGAAGCATAGGGCTCTGCGGTTCAGCTCAAATAGGTGAGGATTTCGCAGCATTCGAGCCCATCCATGGTACTGGAGAGGATATAGCTGGGAAGGGGATAGCAAATCCCATAGGGATGATAATAGCAGCCTCAATGATGCTGGATTGGCTTTGGGAGAGAGGAAGGAGCCCTAAGAGAGGGGAAAAGATAAGGGAAGCAATAGACTCCGTGATAATGGACAGGATACTCACTCCAGATCTGGGAGGTGACTTCAGGACGGAGCAAGTCGTGGAAAAAATAGTGGATAGGTTGAGGGACTAGCCCCTCCCGTAGAGGCCGATTAGTTGAGCCTCCCCTATGACATGCCCCTTCATCGCTCTCTCAACATCCCCTCTTTTAGCTCCGGGCGGCAGATCCAATTTCGTATCGAGAGCGTATAACTTGAAGAAATACCTGTGAGGTTTCCCTCTCGGAGGGCAAGGACCACCGTAACCGTATGCCCCGAAATCGTTCCTCCCCTGATACCCATACTTGACCTCCTTCCCCCGGGGCACTCCCTCGGGGAGGGAGTTGAGGTCTCCCGGTATGTTGTAGAGGACCCAGTGAGTGAAGGTGCCCGCAGGAGCGTCTGGATCGTCTACTATGAGGACGTAACTGACAGTCCCCTCCGGCTTCCCCTCCCAACTCAGTGGCGGGGATATGTCATCACCGTCGCAAGTGTACTTCTTAGGTATAGTCTCATTATTGTTGAAAACAGACCTCAGGGTGAAGTTCCCCATAACCTTCCCCCCACGCCTAGATCCGCCAAGACCCCATAAAATTAGAGCTATCAGTAGGATAGCTATCAGCAGGAAGATGAGGGATCTCGACTTCATCCAATCTTCCGGAAGTACGGGGAGATAAACTTAACTCCTCGATGTGATTAACTCAGCCCATCCCTTAACTTGGACGTAATCCTTAGCCCACTTCGGGATCTTACCCTTGCTTCTCATATCCTTTAAGAGACTTCCGAGCTTATCTGGGGTGATCCCGAGTATAGAAGCTGCTTCTAAGAAGTCAGAAGATCTAGCTATAGCTCTCAATATCTCGATATCCCTCTCGTCCAATTCAGATGGGTATAAGATAGATGGTAGTACTTCCATCAACGCGGATCTAACTTCCTCCCTCACGATCCACCTCAACTCCTCTGGGTCAGATATCATTAAGTCATCGAGGGCTATGACCTCTATTCCGAGCTCCTTAGCTAGAGCCTCAGCGGCAGCGTCAGAGAACCCCCTGCAAACTATAAGAGGCTTTAAGTTCAGGAGGAGAGCATTAACATAAGCTTGCCTAACTCCACCCACATCAAGCTTCCCATTCTTCACTTCAACAGCGTAAAGCTCTCTTCCTTTCTCAACTATTAAGTCGACATCGCTTATCTCATATCCCCCTACTCTCACTGGTACTAGCTCAGCTCTTATCTCGAATCCCCTAGATCTCAAGATAGATTTAGCAGCGGATAGTGAGCTCCTCATATCACTTCACCAAGACGATCCCCTTCCCACTCTCAACTTCGAAAGTCAACCATTCTGTCCTGTGCTTTGATCCACTCATCCTCCTGACCCTGATCTGCTTGACTAGAGCGTTATTCACTACCTCCGGATTGAACCTGAGGTCTATTACACCATCCGAGAAGACCTCTATCTGGAACCTGAAGTCATCGTAGAATCCGAAGTGAAAGCTGTATATGATGGGGATCCCGTAGTACCTGCAGAGTAAAGCTTTAGCTGTCTTCATGAGATCTAGGAGTATTGAAGCATCAGGAGCTATCGTGAGGAATTCTGTCATAGAATCTATTAGGACTACTCCTCTTCCCTTAATTTCCTTAGCTCTGCTGAATATCTCCTCCCACACGCTCTCAGGGTTCCTAGGATCCTCAGCCTCTATCACGCTCTCCTCGAGGTAGGGCTCTATCTCGATATCGAAGCCCCTCAGCCTGTAGGAGAAGCAATCCAAGAACTTGAGCTTCCCCTCCTCTAAGTATCTCCTGATATCGAAACCTAGGGCATCGAAGCTCAAGATCCTGGAGAAAGGTAGGTCCTCGAGTAAGACGAAGAGGACATCTTCTCCTCTTTGTAAGAACCTGTAAGCTAATTCGTTCAGTATGACGCTTTTCCCAGTTCCAGTCTCACCGAAGATGCCAATGAGACTCCCTCTGATCATTCCATCTGGTATTAAAGCATCTAACGGCTCCAACCCTAACTTAATCCTCTCCAAGCTGTCACCTATCCACTGACTCATCACAATTATTAATCACTTCCTCACTACCGCTACGTGATTCTCAGCGAAGAATCTCGATCTAAAGCTCCTCTTATGGTACTTAATCTCAGAGAATCCCGCCTTCCTCAGGAGGGAGAGGAACTCCGATCTCGTGAATAAGTGATAATAACGCATGAAGACCCTCTCCCCCTTCCTCCAAGGTACGTAGACATCGCGGAAATTCCCACCTTTTATAAAATTCAAGAACATTTCAGGGAATTTTTTGAAGAATCTAGGTTGAAAAAGAGCCCAAACAGATATTATCGCCTTCCCACCATCCTTCAAGACCCTCCTGACTTCCATAAGAGATCTCAAGCGGAGATCGTCCTCGAGATGATGTAATGTAGCTATGTAAAGTACTGTAGAGAAGGATCCGTCTCTGAAGGGTAGGAAAGCTGCATTGCATTGGACTCTCTCCCCTGAAAAAATCCTAGAGGCTACATTGAGCATCCCCAAAGATATATCAGCGCATATCACCTCAAAACCTCTCTTCATTAGGTAAGAAGCATTTCTACCGCTTCCGCATCCTAAATCGAGGACGGGTCCTGAGTCTACGAGTTCAACCTCAGGCCAAGGTCTCGATCTGAGGTGAAAGTAACTTTCCGCGATCTCGTCATATACCCTCGCTATCTCGCTCATATCACAACTAACCATACAATCAAATTAACGGCGGCTCTATAACTATCTCTGAAGGGAAGCTTTGGGCTTCAGCAAAAAGAGTGAGGATTAGGTAGATGGGGGTATCACCCTGGACTCCGTCACTCTCTCAACTATCCTGATACCCCTCCAGGAGAGCCATTCTGCCATGAGGGCGAAGAGGTTCTCATCCATCCCGATAACTTCAGGAGGTAGCACGCCAGGGCCTGGGATAGAGCCCTCAGCGATCAACTTAACTATACCTGTCGCGAAGAAGGCAGTAGTCCTAGAGAGCGCTGTCAAACCAGTGGTCTCATCGTATCTATCTACCATCCTGTACTCTATCTCCATGTTGCTGGGGCTCCTCCTACCCTTAGCTTGCACTATCAAAATGACTAAGTCTTTGGAATCTCCCTTGAGCCTCTCCTTGAATAACTTAGCAGTCAACTGAGCTGGAGATATGCTATCATTACTCGATATCGGCTCCTTACTGAAGTAGCCCAGTGTCCTCAGGAGCTCTATCTTCTCCGCGTGCCCCGGCCATCTTAGCGTCTTCTCCGCCATGAACTCAACTCCCTTCAATGTCCTCAACATGGTCCTCAACCCATCCGTCAGGAAAGCTTCTAATTCCCCTACTTCAGGTACGTATAACCTCTCTAGATCGCTCAGAGCTGGTTTCTTCATCAGAGATCCGTTCTCGATCAATCTAGCATCTCTAATGTATTCCTCTATTAGGTCCTCGGGGCTCCAAGTCACTAAATAGCCTAGAGGGGGGATCGGCCTCTCAGGGATACCCCCAACATATATCTTGAGTTCCCTCACTTCCTCGAGTTGAGCGTAAGCCCTCCCAGCCATCATATTGCTGAGCCCGGGGGCGACACCGGCGTCGGGGACTATGGTCACGCCCGCCTCACCTGCTTGGACGTGATAGTACATCGGATCGTCCTCAGAGTAAGATACATCGACTAAATCTGTCTTGGCCTTTATAGAGGCCACCCAAGAGAGCTTCCCGAACCTCCCTGGGAGGGAATTAACAGCTATGTCCACATCCTTCATTATCCTGTAAAAATCGTCTACATCCCTCAACTCCACTCTCTTAAACTCCGCTTTACCCGCTATTTTAGATGCTGCCTCTAGATTCGAAGGGTTCGCGTCCACTACCAGGAGGTTGGATCCCGTCACCCTCTCATAGAGATCGTATATTATCGCCTTTCCAACTGAACCAGCTCCTAAAACTGCCACCCTAATGGGAGGACACCCCTCTCATACACCACTAGGGGGATACTTATAAGCTTTAGCTGATCAATGAGCCAGCGAGTTACGTAAAAATGTTAAACGTCTTCCTCCATCCCCAGATACTTGCGGACTAGCTGATAGTAGTTCTCAATGCTCCCATACCTCTCTATGAAGCTCTCCATTATATCGTAACCGTAATTCCTCTTGAAGAGCTCCCTACCCTCTTCAGTCATATCGGCTGGAGTCCAAGGTGGATAATTTATCAGCTCAACCTTAACTTCCTCCACCTCCGGGATCGCTTGCTTAATGCTTTCCTCAACTATTCGAAGCAGAGTCATGGAGTAGGGGCAACCTGG
This window contains:
- a CDS encoding 3-isopropylmalate dehydratase large subunit (catalyzes the isomerization between 2-isopropylmalate and 3-isopropylmalate in leucine biosynthesis), whose translation is MPMTMSEKVLSKKAGRRAYPGEHIVADVDLVYAHDGTAPLTIEMIEELGLRELRSRAIFAIDHASPPPNVDAAANHRRMRDFSSRWGVRIFDVGEGICHQVIPERGLVKPWDLVIGADSHTVTLGALGAFATGVGSTDAAIAMLTGKIWLKVPESIAVKVDGTLKNYVTAKDVILEVIGKLGSDGANYKAVEFLGSAVEAMSLDSKMVLTNMSAEMGAKVAMIPTDGRTSEWLKERVGHFEGIWPDEEANYSAFYEFSAGEIKPNVSLPNSVDRVAPVEEVEGEEVDLVFIGSCSGGGSRTSYWPLG
- a CDS encoding YbhB/YbcL family Raf kinase inhibitor-like protein, translated to MGNFTLRSVFNNNETIPKKYTCDGDDISPPLSWEGKPEGTVSYVLIVDDPDAPAGTFTHWVLYNIPGDLNSLPEGVPRGKEVKYGYQGRNDFGAYGYGGPCPPRGKPHRYFFKLYALDTKLDLPPGAKRGDVERAMKGHVIGEAQLIGLYGRG
- a CDS encoding recombinase RecB, which codes for MRSSLSAAKSILRSRGFEIRAELVPVRVGGYEISDVDLIVEKGRELYAVEVKNGKLDVGGVRQAYVNALLLNLKPLIVCRGFSDAAAEALAKELGIEVIALDDLMISDPEELRWIVREEVRSALMEVLPSILYPSELDERDIEILRAIARSSDFLEAASILGITPDKLGSLLKDMRSKGKIPKWAKDYVQVKGWAELITSRS
- a CDS encoding saccharopine dehydrogenase NADP-binding domain-containing protein, which encodes MAVLGAGSVGKAIIYDLYERVTGSNLLVVDANPSNLEAASKIAGKAEFKRVELRDVDDFYRIMKDVDIAVNSLPGRFGKLSWVASIKAKTDLVDVSYSEDDPMYYHVQAGEAGVTIVPDAGVAPGLSNMMAGRAYAQLEEVRELKIYVGGIPERPIPPLGYLVTWSPEDLIEEYIRDARLIENGSLMKKPALSDLERLYVPEVGELEAFLTDGLRTMLRTLKGVEFMAEKTLRWPGHAEKIELLRTLGYFSKEPISSNDSISPAQLTAKLFKERLKGDSKDLVILIVQAKGRRSPSNMEIEYRMVDRYDETTGLTALSRTTAFFATGIVKLIAEGSIPGPGVLPPEVIGMDENLFALMAEWLSWRGIRIVERVTESRVIPPST
- a CDS encoding isocitrate/isopropylmalate dehydrogenase family protein; translation: MRIAVIKGDGVGPEIMGATLSLLERYIEADFIEIKAGKSYFIEEGKPIEDNAIEKIRGCDSLLKGPVATPTKGPSYPSVNTLLRREFKLYANVRPFKSYEGISIRRIDTILVRENLECLYYGWEVEDEDRAIAMRVITKRGAERISEFAFNLAKREGRRRVTAIHKRNVLKRTDGLFLDAFYRVASKFDLSADDEIVDAAGYKLVKLDNAFDVMVAPNLYGDILSDVAAGVVGSIGLCGSAQIGEDFAAFEPIHGTGEDIAGKGIANPIGMIIAASMMLDWLWERGRSPKRGEKIREAIDSVIMDRILTPDLGGDFRTEQVVEKIVDRLRD
- a CDS encoding methyltransferase domain-containing protein codes for the protein MSEIARVYDEIAESYFHLRSRPWPEVELVDSGPVLDLGCGSGRNASYLMKRGFEVICADISLGMLNVASRIFSGERVQCNAAFLPFRDGSFSTVLYIATLHHLEDDLRLRSLMEVRRVLKDGGKAIISVWALFQPRFFKKFPEMFLNFIKGGNFRDVYVPWRKGERVFMRYYHLFTRSEFLSLLRKAGFSEIKYHKRSFRSRFFAENHVAVVRK
- a CDS encoding RAD55 family ATPase; protein product: MERIKLGLEPLDALIPDGMIRGSLIGIFGETGTGKSVILNELAYRFLQRGEDVLFVLLEDLPFSRILSFDALGFDIRRYLEEGKLKFLDCFSYRLRGFDIEIEPYLEESVIEAEDPRNPESVWEEIFSRAKEIKGRGVVLIDSMTEFLTIAPDASILLDLMKTAKALLCRYYGIPIIYSFHFGFYDDFRFQIEVFSDGVIDLRFNPEVVNNALVKQIRVRRMSGSKHRTEWLTFEVESGKGIVLVK